ACACAATATTTCACATTTTTTTTAAAAATATTTTGCACTTATCAATTTTACCTCTATATTTGAGCCATAACATTAAGGGAATGAACACAAAGAACACATATACTTATTTCTGGCACTTTTATTTTAGCGATAAGAGCAGGGACTAGTATGTAGTATATGGAAAGATATATTTAGAGGTCCCAAAGTAATTTGGGACCTCTTTTTTTTGATTTAATACCGAATAAAAAACAACATGAGTGAAAAGATAAAGATTGCTATCCAAGGAGTTAAAGCCTCCTTCCATGAAGAAGCTGCCTACAAATATTTCGGCAGGGATATCGAAACTTTAGAATGTGAGTCTTTCAAAAAGACTTGCGAACTACTAAAACAAGGCAAAGCTGACTACGTGGTCATGGCAATCGAAAACTCAATTGCAGGAAGCATTCTTCCAAACTACAACCTCCTTCGCGACTACAGATTTCACATCATCGGCGAAGTGCATTTAAACATCCAGCAGCACTTATTAGCATTGCCGGGCACTAAATTAAGCGACATCAAATTCGTCGAGTCCCACCCTATCGCTATCCGCCAATGTGATGAATTCCTAAGCGAGCACCCTGACTGGACCATCAAAGAAGGAATGGATACGGCGGCATGTGCGAAAAAGATCGTCGAAGAGAAATTAACGAATACGGCTGCTATTGCTAGCGAAGCTGCCGCAAAGGTATACGGTCTGGAAATCATAGAGAAACGCATTGAAACCAACAAGAAAAATTCAACACGCTTTCTCATTCTTTCCAATGAGGTACAGGAAATCAAAAATGCGAATAAAGCATCGCTATCCTTCCAAACTTCGCACGCCATTGGTGCATTAGCTGCTGTATTGCAATGCTTCGCGGAGCAAAATGTCAACCTTAGCAAAATCCAATCGATGCCTGTTGTAGGTCGTCGCAATGAATACGACTTCTATGTAGACGTAGAATGGAAAAAACAAGCAGATTATGATGCTGCTATCCGTAAAGTATTGAAACATACGGTCAACTTCAGCATCATGGGCGAATACCTGAAAAACGAAAAAATCTAAATCTAATTAAATAAGTAACAACACAAACGCAAATAAGATGAAACACTCATTAGACATTCTTCCTTTGAATTCATGGATTGAAATTGGAGACAAACCTTTAATCATCGCAGGACCTTGTAGCGCAGAAACGGAAGAACAATTAGTTTCTACTGCTCATTTATTAGCCAACACGGGCAAAGTCAATGTACTTCGTGCTGGTATTTGGAAACCTCGTACTCGTCCAGGCGAATTCGAAGGTATCGGCAGTATCGGTTTGGAGTGGATGAAACGTGCTAAAGAAGAAACCGGCTTATTAACAGCAACGGAAGTAGCTACTGCCAAACATGTGGAAGAAGCGCTTGCGGCTGGTATCGACATCCTTTGGGTTGGTGCGCGTTCAACAGCAAACCCATTCACGGTACAAGAGATTGCTGACGCATTGCAGGGCGTAGATGTTCCGGTATTAGTTAAAAACCCGGTAAACCCGGACCTTTCTTTATGGATCGGTGCTTTAGAGCGTATTAACCGTGCGGGTATCAAGAAATTGGCAGCTATCCACCGTGGGTTCTCATCTTATGAAAAAACGGCGTTCCGTAATGAACCAATGTGGGATCTTGCCATTCAATTGAAAACAATCGCTCCTGATCTTCCGATCATCAACGACCCTAGCCATATCTGTGGTAACCGTGAGCTTATCCCTTACGTAACACAAAAAGCAATGGATATGGATATGCAAGGCTTGATCATCGAGTCGCATATTG
The DNA window shown above is from Sphingobacterium hotanense and carries:
- a CDS encoding prephenate dehydratase yields the protein MSEKIKIAIQGVKASFHEEAAYKYFGRDIETLECESFKKTCELLKQGKADYVVMAIENSIAGSILPNYNLLRDYRFHIIGEVHLNIQQHLLALPGTKLSDIKFVESHPIAIRQCDEFLSEHPDWTIKEGMDTAACAKKIVEEKLTNTAAIASEAAAKVYGLEIIEKRIETNKKNSTRFLILSNEVQEIKNANKASLSFQTSHAIGALAAVLQCFAEQNVNLSKIQSMPVVGRRNEYDFYVDVEWKKQADYDAAIRKVLKHTVNFSIMGEYLKNEKI
- a CDS encoding chorismate mutase, whose product is MKHSLDILPLNSWIEIGDKPLIIAGPCSAETEEQLVSTAHLLANTGKVNVLRAGIWKPRTRPGEFEGIGSIGLEWMKRAKEETGLLTATEVATAKHVEEALAAGIDILWVGARSTANPFTVQEIADALQGVDVPVLVKNPVNPDLSLWIGALERINRAGIKKLAAIHRGFSSYEKTAFRNEPMWDLAIQLKTIAPDLPIINDPSHICGNRELIPYVTQKAMDMDMQGLIIESHIDPSVAWTDAKQQVTPAALSDLLDSISVRKPESNNPAFEDKLTELRGQIDKLDDQIIKQIGDRMKIAEKIGEFKRDNNVTILQVSRWDEIVQKRVSLAKALNLGEEFTVKFLELLHNESIRKQNEIMNAKSVAEA